The following proteins are encoded in a genomic region of Aptenodytes patagonicus chromosome 13, bAptPat1.pri.cur, whole genome shotgun sequence:
- the SNRNP25 gene encoding U11/U12 small nuclear ribonucleoprotein 25 kDa protein: MAEAEEELAHAEVLELFQAALARLVQDPLLCDLPPQVTAEEIGSQVALEYGQAMTVRVCKADGETMPVVVVQNASVLELKKALRRHVQLRQARQGGVQHLSWKYIWRTYHLTYAGEKLADDRKKLREYGIRNRDEVSFIKKLRK; the protein is encoded by the exons ATggcggaggcggaggaggagCTGGCGCACGCCGAGGTGCTGGAGCTCTTCCAGGCGGCGCTGGCGCGGCTGGTGCAGGACCCGCTGCTCTGCGACCTCCCGCCGCAg GTGACGGCGGAGGAGATCGGCTCGCAGGTGGCGCTGGAGTACGGGCAGGCCATGACGGTGCGCGTCTGCAAGGCGGACGGCGAGACCATGC CCGTGGTGGTGGTGCAGAACGCCTCGGTGCTGGAGCTGAAGAAGGCGCTGCGGCGGCACGTCCAGCTGCGGCAGGCACGGCAGGGCGGCGTCCAGCACCTCAGCTG GAAGTACATATGGAGGACATACCACTTAACCTACGCCGGAGAGAAACTGGCAGATGACAGAAAGAAACTGAGAGA GTATGGCATCAGAAACCGGGATGAGGTCAGCTTCATAAAGAAACTTCGAAAGTAA
- the POLR3K gene encoding DNA-directed RNA polymerase III subunit RPC10, with amino-acid sequence MLLFCPACGNVLVAEEGPRCHRFACTTCPYVRNVTRKVTSRKYPRLKEVDDVLGGAAAWENVDSTAEPCPKCEHPRAYFMQIQTRSADEPMTTFYKCCNAQCGHRWRD; translated from the exons ATGCTGCTCTTCTGCCCGGCCTGCGGCAACGTGCTGGTGGCCGAGGAGGGGCCGCGCTGCCACCGCTTCGCCTGCACCACCTGCCCCTACGTGCGCAACGTCACGCGGAAG GTGACGAGCAGGAAGTACCCGCGGCTGAAGGAGGTGGACGACGTGCTGGGCGGCGCCGCGGCCTGGGAGAACGTGGACTCCACGGCAG AGCCCTGCCCCAAGTGCGAGCACCCCCGCGCCTACTTCATGCAGATCCAGACGCGCTCGGCCGACGAGCCCATGACCACCTTCTACAAGTGCTGCAACGCGCAGTGCGGGCACCGCTGGCGGGACTGA